A window from Spirochaetota bacterium encodes these proteins:
- a CDS encoding MBL fold metallo-hydrolase, with protein MIIEQLLVTTMDVFCYLLVCQDTKESVLIDPAGDFDDIMQAIQHHKSSVKYIINTHGHFDHTSGNSKMIELTGAELLIHEADLDQLTGITNRLMARFNKGSASPKPMRTLRGGDSITFGNQHLEVIHTPGHTPGSICLYTPGHIFTGDTLFTEGMGRTDLPGGSYKQIMESIYRILSLPDETIIWPGHHYGRFPKSTVAEQKRYYM; from the coding sequence ATGATCATAGAACAACTCCTTGTAACCACAATGGATGTTTTCTGTTATCTTTTAGTTTGTCAAGACACAAAAGAATCTGTTCTTATTGACCCGGCGGGTGATTTTGACGATATCATGCAGGCAATACAGCACCATAAATCAAGCGTGAAATATATCATCAATACGCATGGGCATTTTGACCACACCTCCGGAAACAGCAAAATGATAGAGCTTACCGGAGCAGAGCTTCTAATCCATGAAGCTGATCTGGACCAGTTAACCGGCATAACAAACCGTCTTATGGCACGGTTTAATAAAGGCAGTGCATCACCTAAACCCATGCGCACATTACGCGGTGGCGATAGTATCACTTTTGGCAATCAGCATCTTGAAGTAATCCATACCCCGGGTCACACACCTGGTAGCATTTGCTTGTACACGCCAGGGCATATTTTTACCGGTGACACGCTTTTTACTGAGGGTATGGGTCGAACTGATTTGCCTGGTGGTTCCTATAAGCAGATTATGGAATCAATTTACCGGATACTATCGCTACCGGATGAAACAATAATATGGCCGGGTCATCATTATGGACGATTTCCAAAAAGCACTGTTGCAGAACAGAAGCGGTATTATATGTAA